A region of Granulicella aggregans DNA encodes the following proteins:
- the tpiA gene encoding triose-phosphate isomerase, with the protein MRKPLIAANWKMYKTPAESVAFLHEFLPLVCNIDDIDIAIYPTMSSLASVIGAVQGTNVSAGAQTMHWLNEGPYTGQTSPTMLASINCDHVLLGHSERRIYAHETDDMVNWKLRAALAQGLIPMVCVGETHDKRESGLTEAVLRWQISCALNSIKPEEAEPIVIAYEPVWAIGTGSVAKPDQVSEAHRIIRREVAARLGEQCAERMRIIYGGSVKPENIAGIMEQPEIDGALVGGASLNPHTFAAIIQNALPVAHAASRSKC; encoded by the coding sequence ATGCGTAAGCCACTGATTGCCGCGAACTGGAAGATGTACAAGACGCCCGCCGAGTCGGTCGCCTTCCTGCACGAATTTCTCCCCCTGGTCTGCAACATCGACGACATCGACATCGCGATCTATCCGACGATGTCCTCGCTGGCGTCTGTGATCGGGGCCGTCCAGGGCACAAACGTCTCGGCTGGAGCTCAGACGATGCATTGGCTGAACGAGGGTCCCTACACGGGCCAGACTTCGCCGACCATGCTTGCCAGCATCAACTGCGACCATGTGTTGCTGGGCCACTCCGAACGCCGCATCTACGCGCACGAAACGGACGACATGGTGAACTGGAAGCTGCGGGCAGCGCTAGCCCAGGGTCTCATTCCCATGGTGTGCGTGGGAGAGACCCATGACAAGCGAGAGTCGGGCCTGACCGAAGCCGTTTTGCGCTGGCAGATCAGTTGCGCACTGAACAGCATCAAGCCCGAAGAGGCCGAGCCGATCGTCATCGCATACGAGCCCGTCTGGGCCATCGGCACCGGATCGGTGGCCAAGCCGGACCAGGTCTCCGAGGCGCACCGGATCATTCGCCGGGAGGTCGCCGCCCGGCTGGGAGAACAGTGTGCGGAGAGGATGCGGATTATCTACGGAGGAAGCGTGAAGCCGGAGAATATCGCCGGCATTATGGAGCAGCCGGAGATCGACGGCGCCCTGGTGGGGGGAGCGAGCCTGAACCCGCATACCTTCGCCGCGATCATTCAAAATGCACTGCCGGTGGCACATGCCGCCAGCCGTTCGAAGTGCTAG
- the lepB gene encoding signal peptidase I gives MPPALRPWTSSWARDVLVSIIVSAFIIVFLYQPVRVEGTSMLPMLQDQDRLFINKIAYRVGDIHHGDVVVFLYPHDHSKSYIKRVIAVGGDRLKIDHGQVFVNGVPLKEGYVPIRYEDERSQPETIIPPHDYWVMGDHRSISSDSRDFGPVARELIYGKAAFVYWPVDQIGVVR, from the coding sequence TTGCCCCCCGCGCTGCGTCCCTGGACCTCCTCCTGGGCACGGGACGTTCTGGTCTCCATCATCGTGTCGGCGTTCATTATTGTCTTCCTATACCAGCCTGTCCGCGTCGAAGGCACCAGCATGCTGCCCATGCTGCAGGATCAGGACAGGCTCTTCATCAACAAGATCGCTTATCGGGTCGGCGATATCCATCACGGTGATGTGGTCGTCTTCCTCTATCCCCACGACCACTCGAAGAGCTATATCAAGCGGGTCATTGCTGTGGGAGGCGACCGACTGAAGATCGACCACGGGCAGGTCTTCGTAAACGGCGTGCCCCTTAAAGAGGGCTACGTTCCCATCCGCTATGAGGATGAGCGTTCACAGCCGGAGACGATCATCCCGCCCCATGACTATTGGGTGATGGGCGACCATCGCTCGATCTCCAGCGACAGCCGGGACTTCGGCCCGGTCGCGCGGGAGCTTATCTACGGGAAAGCAGCCTTCGTCTATTGGCCGGTGGATCAGATAGGCGTAGTCCGCTAG
- the murQ gene encoding N-acetylmuramic acid 6-phosphate etherase: MATLTLPDLPIVQKAGTNHVSDPALITTETANAASEGFDKKSALEIARIINHEDAKVAAAIKKALPEIAVVIDTVARALRDGGRLIYVGAGSSGRISALDASECPPTYSTTPQQVQYIMAGGPKALASASDVNEDSPEIGQRDIARRRPTRKDIVIGVSASGRTPYVVGAVEYARARGAKTAAVVCNLHTPLAEVADTTIVAEVGPEVVSGSTRMKASTAQKMILNMITTGAMTRLGYVYDNLMVNVHMKNAKLVERGIRVLMTVCEIDRDTAIRTIKSAGKSIPIAVVMLKANVDKMEAVRRLTKSDGNVRLAIEDSKLEI; this comes from the coding sequence ATGGCCACTCTCACACTACCCGACCTCCCCATCGTTCAGAAGGCTGGTACAAATCACGTGTCTGATCCGGCATTGATTACGACCGAGACAGCGAACGCGGCCTCGGAAGGGTTTGATAAGAAGTCCGCTCTCGAGATCGCCCGCATCATCAACCACGAAGACGCCAAGGTAGCCGCAGCAATCAAGAAGGCGCTTCCCGAAATTGCAGTGGTCATCGACACCGTGGCCCGCGCGCTTCGCGATGGCGGTCGCCTGATCTATGTCGGGGCCGGTTCAAGCGGACGGATCTCCGCTCTCGATGCCTCGGAGTGCCCGCCAACGTATTCGACGACCCCGCAGCAGGTCCAGTACATCATGGCCGGCGGCCCGAAGGCGCTAGCCTCGGCGTCCGACGTAAATGAAGATTCGCCCGAGATCGGCCAACGTGACATTGCTCGCCGCCGTCCCACGCGGAAAGACATCGTCATCGGCGTCTCCGCCAGCGGCCGCACCCCGTATGTTGTTGGTGCCGTTGAATATGCACGCGCACGCGGAGCCAAGACCGCTGCCGTCGTCTGCAACCTGCACACTCCCCTGGCCGAAGTGGCCGACACCACCATCGTCGCCGAAGTAGGCCCGGAGGTCGTCTCCGGATCGACCCGCATGAAGGCCTCCACAGCCCAGAAGATGATTCTGAACATGATCACAACGGGAGCGATGACCCGCCTGGGTTACGTCTACGACAACCTGATGGTGAACGTGCACATGAAGAACGCCAAGCTGGTCGAGCGTGGCATCCGCGTGCTGATGACCGTCTGCGAGATTGACCGCGATACCGCTATCCGCACCATCAAGTCCGCCGGAAAGTCGATTCCGATCGCGGTCGTCATGTTGAAGGCCAATGTCGACAAGATGGAAGCAGTTCGGCGCCTGACCAAGTCGGACGGCAACGTCCGTCTCGCGATTGAAGACTCCAAGCTCGAAATCTGA
- a CDS encoding DinB family protein — MIGRPETHEASEFHWNYINEVEGDDPLAALLNQLPQFDELLGDLSEEKSLHRYATGKWSIREAMSHITDTERIFAGRALWFARGLGDPLPGFDQDVAVAGAEADRVRLADHLEEFRQVRLSTLTLYRHLPPTAWMRTGTANGKTFTVRAMAFLLAGHAEHHLTLFREKYLV, encoded by the coding sequence ATGATCGGACGACCGGAGACGCATGAGGCATCGGAGTTTCACTGGAACTACATCAACGAGGTAGAGGGAGACGATCCTCTGGCGGCTCTTCTGAATCAGTTGCCGCAGTTTGACGAACTCCTCGGCGATTTATCGGAGGAGAAGTCGCTGCACCGCTACGCTACCGGCAAATGGAGCATTCGCGAGGCCATGAGCCACATCACGGACACAGAGCGCATCTTCGCCGGGCGAGCGTTATGGTTCGCTCGCGGTCTGGGCGATCCTTTACCCGGCTTCGATCAGGACGTGGCGGTCGCAGGGGCCGAAGCGGACAGGGTAAGGCTTGCCGATCACCTTGAAGAGTTCCGCCAGGTCCGGCTTTCAACTCTGACACTGTATAGACATCTGCCGCCGACCGCCTGGATGCGCACAGGCACGGCGAACGGGAAGACCTTCACCGTTCGCGCGATGGCTTTTCTTCTCGCCGGGCACGCCGAGCACCACCTCACGCTCTTCCGCGAGAAATACCTCGTCTGA
- a CDS encoding AbrB/MazE/SpoVT family DNA-binding domain-containing protein, giving the protein MAASSTISSKGQITVPIEVRRRLGVKQGDRVEFVVEDGKTILRRVQPSENPFDKWIGRLPGFKNVDEINAWVREMRDPDGEYE; this is encoded by the coding sequence ATGGCCGCTTCAAGCACGATCAGCAGTAAAGGTCAGATCACCGTGCCCATCGAAGTCCGCCGGCGACTTGGAGTCAAGCAGGGTGACCGCGTCGAGTTCGTCGTCGAAGACGGGAAGACGATCCTGCGTCGCGTACAACCATCAGAAAACCCTTTCGACAAATGGATCGGCCGTCTCCCAGGATTCAAAAACGTCGACGAGATCAATGCCTGGGTGCGAGAGATGCGCGATCCAGATGGGGAATATGAGTGA
- a CDS encoding type II toxin-antitoxin system VapC family toxin gives MRTSLDTNILSAIWSGEPGASNLSNQLQVLRNTGTLAIAPIVFAELFAHPHATQDIMGEFMTDTAIEVDFHLDKSVWIEAGLRYSQYAARRRKSIREAPRRLLADFLVGAHALVHADQLMTLDTNRFTHDFPELRLVDTSVL, from the coding sequence GTGAGAACATCACTCGATACAAACATTCTCTCCGCCATCTGGTCGGGAGAACCCGGCGCCTCCAACCTTTCAAACCAGCTTCAGGTCCTCAGGAATACCGGAACGCTCGCCATCGCGCCGATCGTCTTTGCGGAGCTGTTCGCCCATCCACATGCGACCCAGGACATTATGGGCGAATTTATGACTGACACCGCAATAGAAGTCGATTTCCATCTGGACAAGTCCGTCTGGATCGAAGCGGGCCTTCGGTACTCCCAATATGCAGCCCGCCGCCGGAAATCTATCCGCGAGGCTCCGCGGCGTCTCCTTGCGGACTTTCTGGTAGGAGCCCATGCGCTCGTTCATGCAGACCAGTTGATGACTCTAGACACCAACAGATTTACACACGACTTTCCTGAGCTCCGCCTGGTCGATACATCCGTCCTATAG
- the murA gene encoding UDP-N-acetylglucosamine 1-carboxyvinyltransferase — translation MDKFVVRGGNPLLGTVKISGAKNSALPCMAAAILTADEVILENIPQVRDIETERKLLESMGAEVELGYGRAQHRTSIKCGILSDPVAKYEIVKTMRASSLVLGPLIARTGIARVAMPGGCAIGGRPIDLHIKALEQMGATITYDHGYLEAKADRLKGTHIVFDKITVTGTEDILMAATLAEGETILENSAREPEVTDLAALLIAMGAKIEGAGTSTIKIQGVSSLHGARYRINPDRIEAGTFLIAGAITGGDLNVDCCDPAHLGSLIGKLEQAGARLDIGTDSIRVRSEGVGSLKAVDISTEEYPGFPTDMQAQYMALATQAEGTSIVTENIFENRFMHVNELVRMGANISVSGRTATVRGRTPLQSAAVMCSDLRASAALVLAALVADGESILDRVYHMDRGYERMEEKLRGVGAQIRRMGDVFGKR, via the coding sequence ATGGACAAGTTTGTAGTACGCGGCGGCAACCCGCTTCTCGGCACCGTCAAGATCTCCGGCGCGAAGAACTCCGCGCTTCCCTGCATGGCCGCCGCCATCCTCACCGCCGACGAGGTCATCCTCGAAAACATTCCCCAGGTCCGCGACATCGAGACCGAACGCAAGCTGCTTGAGTCAATGGGCGCGGAAGTCGAGCTCGGCTATGGCCGCGCCCAGCACCGGACGTCGATCAAGTGCGGCATTCTTTCTGACCCCGTTGCCAAGTACGAGATCGTGAAGACCATGCGCGCGAGTTCGCTGGTGCTCGGTCCGCTCATCGCGCGCACTGGCATAGCCCGCGTCGCGATGCCGGGAGGCTGCGCCATCGGCGGCCGGCCCATCGATTTGCACATCAAAGCGCTCGAACAGATGGGCGCGACCATCACCTACGACCACGGCTACCTGGAGGCAAAGGCTGATCGCCTGAAGGGTACGCACATCGTCTTCGACAAGATCACGGTTACCGGGACGGAAGACATCCTGATGGCGGCCACGCTGGCTGAGGGCGAGACGATCCTGGAAAACAGCGCCCGCGAACCCGAAGTCACTGATCTCGCTGCGTTGCTGATCGCCATGGGCGCGAAGATCGAAGGCGCTGGCACGTCGACCATCAAGATCCAGGGTGTCTCCAGCCTGCATGGCGCACGCTACCGCATCAATCCCGACCGCATTGAAGCGGGGACATTCCTGATAGCCGGTGCAATCACTGGCGGCGATCTGAACGTCGATTGCTGTGACCCCGCGCACCTCGGATCTCTGATTGGCAAGCTCGAACAAGCGGGTGCCCGTCTCGACATTGGGACCGACAGCATCCGTGTGCGCTCCGAAGGTGTCGGAAGCCTGAAAGCGGTCGACATCTCAACCGAAGAGTACCCCGGCTTCCCTACCGACATGCAGGCACAATACATGGCGCTGGCGACCCAGGCGGAAGGCACGTCCATCGTGACCGAGAACATCTTCGAGAACCGGTTCATGCACGTGAACGAACTCGTCCGCATGGGCGCAAACATCAGCGTCTCCGGCCGTACGGCAACGGTGCGTGGTCGCACGCCGCTGCAGTCCGCAGCCGTGATGTGCTCTGACCTGCGGGCCTCTGCGGCACTCGTTCTGGCAGCGCTGGTCGCCGACGGGGAGAGCATTCTCGACCGCGTTTATCACATGGACCGCGGCTACGAGCGCATGGAAGAGAAGCTGCGTGGAGTCGGGGCCCAGATCCGGCGGATGGGCGATGTGTTCGGAAAGAGATAG
- a CDS encoding MbcA/ParS/Xre antitoxin family protein: MPAALLVEQLAPSVTGYPFEHAANLADERERARLSASALKAFLNIAAKWELNETQSRGLLGGVASSTFHAWRSNPGSKKLDQDTLTRISLVIGVYKALNIYFSKPWSDRWMTLENRGPLFAGRAPIEYMLRHGQPGMVEVRRMLDSWRGGH; encoded by the coding sequence TTGCCAGCCGCCCTGCTCGTTGAACAACTCGCTCCCAGCGTCACCGGCTATCCGTTCGAACACGCGGCGAACCTCGCGGACGAGCGTGAACGGGCCAGGCTGAGCGCCAGCGCGCTGAAGGCATTTCTGAACATTGCCGCAAAGTGGGAGTTGAATGAGACGCAGTCGCGCGGTCTGCTCGGCGGAGTTGCTTCATCCACTTTCCATGCCTGGAGATCGAATCCCGGCAGTAAGAAGCTCGATCAGGATACTTTAACGCGGATCTCTCTGGTGATCGGCGTCTACAAAGCGCTGAACATCTACTTCAGCAAGCCGTGGTCGGATCGCTGGATGACGCTCGAAAATCGTGGGCCGTTGTTTGCCGGACGCGCGCCGATCGAGTACATGCTGCGCCATGGCCAACCAGGCATGGTGGAAGTTCGCCGCATGCTGGACTCGTGGCGTGGCGGACACTAA
- a CDS encoding RES family NAD+ phosphorylase: MADTKIAVTPPLQAFRRRGLHRLIPSKFSEGGTVLADVADDEAMLADMMLLDGATNDRIQGEHHGISGITPYELVYGIPNAHIVRAAYLHPSPFGSRFNDVTRGAWYAAIKLETSFAEVIWHRGEHLAEMVVPELPEQRPDVELSEYDDWQADFNTGFHALEPVEAYAECLEPAPVPECYERPQAFARQLLKERSNGIVYPSVRHAGGTCVVCFRPALIINPRRAGRYQIELKLTRGTYRSKIQRVLVE; the protein is encoded by the coding sequence GTGGCGGACACTAAGATCGCAGTGACTCCGCCGCTGCAAGCCTTCCGTCGCCGCGGTCTGCATCGCCTGATTCCCTCGAAGTTCAGTGAGGGTGGAACGGTGCTTGCGGATGTGGCTGACGACGAAGCGATGCTTGCCGACATGATGCTGCTGGACGGTGCCACGAACGATCGCATTCAGGGCGAGCATCATGGCATCTCAGGCATAACCCCCTATGAGCTTGTCTACGGCATCCCCAACGCGCACATTGTACGAGCGGCTTATCTGCATCCCAGCCCCTTTGGCAGCCGCTTCAACGACGTCACCCGCGGAGCGTGGTACGCTGCGATCAAGTTGGAGACCTCGTTCGCAGAGGTGATCTGGCATCGCGGTGAACACCTGGCGGAGATGGTCGTCCCTGAGCTTCCCGAGCAGCGGCCTGACGTTGAGTTGTCGGAGTATGACGACTGGCAGGCGGACTTCAACACGGGCTTTCACGCGCTTGAGCCCGTCGAGGCCTATGCGGAATGCCTGGAGCCAGCGCCGGTTCCCGAGTGCTATGAGCGTCCACAGGCATTTGCGAGGCAGCTTCTCAAAGAGCGCTCAAACGGGATCGTCTATCCCAGCGTGCGCCACGCCGGGGGCACCTGCGTCGTATGTTTTCGTCCGGCGCTGATCATCAATCCCCGGCGTGCCGGTCGTTACCAGATTGAGCTGAAGCTAACGCGTGGCACGTACCGCAGCAAGATCCAGCGCGTGTTGGTGGAATAG
- a CDS encoding NUDIX domain-containing protein, whose translation MSIKTISTREVYRNPWTSVREDVIERANGERGIYGVIDKDPACIVIPLEVTAEGSFLYLIEQFRYTVLANHLEFPQGGWETADVDPEELARGELREETGLTAGKMTHLTTFQIAYGVMNQKQVCFLAEDLKLGEPEPDAEEHDLTVHRVPVERFEAMILDRTIVDNCTVAAWGIYKLWRERHA comes from the coding sequence TCGCGAAGATGTGATCGAGCGGGCGAACGGCGAGCGTGGGATCTACGGCGTGATCGATAAGGATCCTGCGTGCATCGTCATCCCGCTTGAGGTCACTGCGGAAGGTAGCTTCCTCTACCTCATCGAACAGTTCCGCTATACCGTCCTTGCAAACCATCTGGAGTTCCCCCAAGGCGGGTGGGAGACAGCCGATGTCGATCCCGAAGAACTCGCTCGGGGCGAACTGCGCGAAGAGACCGGCCTGACCGCCGGAAAGATGACTCACCTGACGACCTTCCAGATCGCCTATGGCGTGATGAATCAGAAGCAGGTCTGCTTTCTTGCGGAGGACCTGAAGCTAGGCGAGCCGGAGCCGGATGCGGAAGAGCACGATTTGACCGTTCATCGCGTTCCGGTTGAGCGGTTTGAAGCGATGATCCTTGATCGAACGATTGTCGACAACTGCACGGTGGCGGCATGGGGCATCTACAAGCTGTGGCGCGAACGCCACGCCTAG